The following proteins are encoded in a genomic region of Ostrea edulis chromosome 7, xbOstEdul1.1, whole genome shotgun sequence:
- the LOC125656943 gene encoding heat shock 70 kDa protein 12A-like, producing MLTLAQMPKDASLFVAAIDFGTTYSGYTFSSRDDFTRDPTKAYLKEWVDPSSNMLYNKTSTCILFTKERKFSHFGFEAEYKYSDLMEDNNHKEWYFFRRFKMCLYAMKSSINNVVIYDETGKPMPAMTIFAESIRYLKDHLLEECRLQDTDIKLDDFKWVITVPAIWSDPAKAFMRSAAVKAGINSEKLTIALEPEAAALFVKRLIVDKRVDRKNEERVRTFVSGSKYIVVDAGGGTIDITAHEVLEDGRVKELIKATGGDWGGTNVDESYLEFIKYIIGDAVTEKILQSQSNIFFETCRDFEIAKRTIKPNSDTKFTARIPSGLGVIFESVYSGKCLKSIKTVSMKNKGQVDVTFTLDKIRLASKDAASFFIDSISNIIIHLSKLLDQEAGKGIATIILVGGYAESPVFTNAIKSKFPQMRTIIPQEAAWSVLRGAVIFGHDASFIKQRLSKFTYGIRIRNIFDPSVHDEKYKYEEDGEVLCSSLFSKLVEIDQLVTVGEYQKEKNYRLPKIRARGDIGLYSSTSDDPKYIDEDGCSFIGNILSPGHKFLLNEDIKINMCFGETEIKFEAYQPKSQLTATYYLEYQN from the exons ATGTTAACCTTGGCACAGATGCCAAAGGATGCATCACTATTCGTCGCTGCAATAGACTTTGGAACAACATATTCTGGATATACCTTTTCGTCAAGAGATGATTTTACCAGAGATCCGACAAAGGCGTATCTAAAAGAATGGGTCGACCCATCCAGTAACATGCTGTACAACAAGACATCTACATGCATTCTGTTTACCAAGGAAAGGAAATTTAGCCATTTTGGCTTTGAAGCTGAATACAAATACAGTGACCTAATGGAGGACAACAATCATAAGGAATGGTACTTTTTCAGAAGATTCAAGATGTGTTTATATGCTATGAAG TCCAGTATCAACAATGTTGTCATTTACGATGAAACTGGGAAACCCATGCCAGCTATGACTATCTTCGCTGAGTCAattagatatttaaaagatcATTTACTTGAAGAATGTCGATTACAGGATACGGATATCAAACTAGATGATTTTAAATGGGTCATCACTGTTCCTGCTATATGGTCTGATCCGGCAAAAGCTTTTATGCGTTCAGCGGCAGTTAAG GCTGGGATTAATTCGGAGAAACTCACCATTGCTCTGGAACCAGAAGCAGCCGCATTATTCGTCAAACGCCTAATCGTTGATAAACGAGTTGATAGGAAAAACGAAGAAAGAGTTCGAACATTTGTTTCCGGATCCAAGTACATTGTTGTCGACGCAggag GCGGAACAATTGACATAACTGCGCATGAAGTTCTGGAAGACGGTCGCGTTAAAGAACTTATAAAAGCCACTGGTGGGGACTGGGGAGGCACGAATGTCGACGAAAGCTACTTAgagtttatcaaatatatcattGGTGATGCTGTCACCGAAAAAATACTACAAAGTCAATCTAACATTTTCTTTGAAACCTGCAGAGACTTTGAAATTGCAAAACGCACAATCAAACCGAATTCAGATACGAAGTTTACAGCTAGAATCCCATCAGGACTTGGTGTAATATTTGAATCAGTTTATTctggaaaatgtttaaaatctatCAAAACTGTTTCGATGAAAAACAAAGGACAAGTGGATGTCACATTTACCCTCGACAAGATAAGATTGGCATCAAAGGATGCTGCAAGCTTCTTCATTGACTCAATATCGAACataattattcatttatcaAAACTGTTAGACCAGGAAGCAGGAAAAGGAATAGCCACTATAATTCTTGTCGGTGGTTATGCAGAGTCTCCAGTATTCACCAATGCCATCAAGTCAAAATTTCCTCAGATGCGTACTATCATACCACAGGAGGCAGCGTGGTCCGTTTTGCGTGGTGCCGTCATTTTCGGTCATGACGCAAGTTTTATCAAACAAAGGTTGAGCAAATTTACATACGGCATACGTATACGTAATATTTTTGATCCCTCGGTGCacgatgaaaaatacaaatatgaagAAGATGGAGAGGTGTTGTGTAGTTCACTTTTTAGTAAGCTCGTAGAGATTGATCAGTTGGTCACAGTGGGTGAATACCAAAAGGAGAAGAATTATCGTTTACCTAAAATTAGAGCCAGAGGTGATATAGGCCTTTATTCCAGTACCTCCGATGATCCGAAATACATTGACGAAGACGGGTGTTCTTTCATAGGAAACATTCTATCCCCCGGACATAAATTTCTTCTCAATGaagatattaaaataaatatgtgcTTTGGTGAAACAGAAATCAAATTTGAAGCGTACCAACCGAAAAGTCAATTGACGGCTACGTATTATTTAGAGTATCAAAACTAA